A portion of the Blattabacterium clevelandi genome contains these proteins:
- a CDS encoding HDIG domain-containing metalloprotein has protein sequence MIFFFPKKDILKYKFYKKKTYFYEAPFYSILKKNNKDIYFIILKLKNWNKIYCNKNNIIDEYKFQTCSFFNKKYEFRIWNKKKYYGLIIGYFLIISIILKILFLYLFYFQNKIFQNNKKINFLIINMLLIFLITILTIIYHSKKLYLIPFCIFPISIRAFFNINLSLLIHLITILLLSLITPNSSEFIFLQVITGFLVMLKNNYNIINLFFSVCKITITYIITFCSLTLIRQGSLKNISLDTFYLFFFSGILTLFVHPLIFFLKKLFNITSDISLLEFSDINTPILRLLSKKAPGTLQHVLTVANIAEEAAISIGADSLLARIGAIYHDIGKIPNSIFFTENQYNNILNPHENISPKESAKIILQHVPIGIELAKKYHLPDLIMDFIRTHHGNRIVHFFYEKQKKIYPNMIVDEKQFQYYGPKPFSKEMAIVMICDSVEAASKSIKNPSNKNLENIVENIINKQNKENQFSNANITFKEIEKIKKVLKKKLINIYHTRIEYPI, from the coding sequence TTGATCTTTTTTTTCCCAAAAAAAGATATTTTAAAATACAAATTTTATAAGAAAAAAACTTATTTTTATGAAGCCCCCTTTTATTCAATACTAAAAAAAAATAATAAAGATATTTATTTTATTATTCTAAAATTAAAAAATTGGAATAAAATTTATTGCAATAAAAATAATATTATAGATGAATATAAATTTCAAACATGTTCTTTTTTTAATAAAAAATATGAATTTAGAATATGGAATAAAAAAAAGTATTATGGTTTAATTATAGGATATTTTTTAATAATAAGTATAATATTGAAGATATTATTTTTATATCTTTTTTATTTCCAAAATAAAATATTTCAAAATAATAAAAAAATAAATTTTTTAATCATCAATATGTTATTGATATTCTTAATAACAATATTAACTATAATATATCATTCTAAAAAATTATATTTGATACCATTTTGTATTTTTCCTATAAGTATTCGTGCATTTTTTAATATAAATTTAAGTCTTCTTATCCATTTAATAACAATTTTATTATTATCCTTAATTACACCAAATAGCTCTGAATTTATTTTTCTTCAAGTGATTACAGGATTTCTAGTAATGCTAAAAAATAATTATAATATAATTAATTTATTTTTTTCAGTATGTAAAATAACTATTACTTATATAATTACTTTTTGTTCACTTACTCTAATTCGTCAAGGATCCTTAAAAAATATTTCCTTAGATACTTTTTATCTATTTTTTTTTAGTGGAATATTAACTTTATTTGTTCATCCATTAATATTTTTTTTAAAAAAATTATTCAATATTACTTCAGATATTTCATTATTAGAATTTTCTGATATAAATACTCCAATATTAAGATTACTATCTAAAAAAGCTCCAGGAACTTTACAACATGTTTTAACTGTAGCAAATATAGCCGAAGAAGCAGCTATTTCTATTGGAGCTGACTCATTATTAGCAAGAATCGGAGCTATTTATCATGATATTGGAAAAATTCCAAATTCTATATTCTTTACTGAAAATCAATATAATAATATACTTAATCCCCATGAAAATATAAGCCCAAAAGAAAGTGCTAAAATTATATTGCAACATGTTCCAATTGGAATTGAGTTAGCTAAAAAATATCATTTACCTGATCTCATTATGGATTTTATACGAACACATCATGGAAATCGTATTGTTCATTTTTTTTATGAAAAACAAAAAAAAATATATCCAAATATGATAGTAGATGAAAAACAATTTCAATATTATGGACCTAAACCATTTTCTAAAGAAATGGCTATTGTTATGATTTGTGATTCTGTAGAAGCTGCTTCCAAAAGTATCAAAAATCCATCTAACAAAAATTTAGAAAATATAGTAGAAAATATTATTAATAAACAAAACAAAGAAAATCAATTTTCTAATGCAAATATCACTTTTAAAGAAATAGAAAAAATAAAGAAAGTTCTTAAAAAAAAATTGATAAATATTTATCATACTAGAATTGAATACCCTATTTAA
- a CDS encoding translocation/assembly module TamB domain-containing protein, whose protein sequence is MNNCFLQKFIFQNKKIFLFCIIVLFFIIGIFYTIYYQKHTIKEKIVSFLLEKVKDHISGKIYVKNITFNILKKEFSFHDVNIIDHHKFSFVHFSKCKISIENLFQYILINSKYLNIGNLIIENPKIFVKKYFNEKENNLFYLLKEFVIKKKLSKNSIGIITCSNLKVKNAYLTYENINLKKSYRIKNFFCRFTYDPLKLKIHNFFIKTNNSFLKGKFIFYNNGYEKSFFYEKNRNIQGEIFEGSKLGIDLINLFFYTKKWSSNSMFFIQGIINGKFNKKLSFSKILIKNVYGNKIFSDKINIFYFNNKWKKIQFLKTILQISSHEIQKLTLSNFDLKFNFLKNYSKNFIYRGNLIIKKRLINLNGNIQYNNIRANIYNTCIRINDNNIQYTGEILTEKNNILKISKIPFFSSFPSGLWIFKFKGIYNNFFFKKKVKNDFYNFFTTLFFPNSESKINLNRKKNSYFQKLSINIAKYKNENRFFIKVFSFENKSLKKLSINISDIIIGHIYGNFEWNNLLKSFKNEIYCLITKKKIENNFLEKQYAYFNLFIKKSFYKFFNQQKKMKILSDNIQLSGLLKNRKIKIHFFTKTIKLNEIFIKNISIKVNSFLKEKIQLSIEKIFFKNFIFKYIDLSILDRKNYLLIYSHFFFNFQKKEVKKQTVNLIFKKINDPYKKYKENHSLIFFIIFSQLNINGYDWFIINHINKNIGKITIDLINHRGSINNLMLSSTSKEKKQKTIVINYDFIENNCNKFRFILKNIELKRIIPKRNIMIDGMTNGFCILQIKKNKIELNNMNIKINNVLIEKKVIGDFYIHSFPYKKNYKIHGILKKGSSEILFLSGNINNNLQKKSNIDLNINIQNLNMSDFSFFWKKINSEARGIVIGKIQIKGSLDNPHYFGKIEIKKFGIKINSINTDYEMINTTYIYLIHNYFILNSSPFIDTKYHTKGYINGFFLHNNFFKWNLNLSINTNKLLVLNTKKKYNTFFFGRIFSNGKIKIIKKDKDLKIYMKKGNILNSSHLYINPKGLEYKNNNFIDFINPNKTNFNKNDIQKNEIKKVENENKENKFSLNIKTYINKNTKVSILLDNNLENFIELRGQGPLFLKKNIDTNIQTSGTYFVKDGFYHFSNKEKIPILKLKKQFKIKSGGMITWTNNFNHSNINLTAYYTRYVSNVIDYLDIQNFSSTYDPIIIYTKLKMSIYGDIKNPKINLDILFPNSNEEIKKKLFKKLNSYEEKNIQFFSILTLGKFLKKNFPKKNFLSSLIYNLCLKHIENIISEISPSLNVHFDFIERKKNKYRSILSSIYYEINNRISIRSNIEFFIKKMKKEKRNLFRIKEIQLDFNLHRTKNSHLKFIIFSRFNNNLIFSHSKNKKNKTRNYDIYPLYGNEIIYRISSDFLWKKIYEFFFHKKKLHKTNKKYIEK, encoded by the coding sequence ATGAATAATTGTTTTTTACAAAAATTTATTTTTCAAAATAAAAAAATATTTTTATTCTGTATAATAGTCCTTTTTTTTATAATAGGGATATTTTATACTATTTATTATCAAAAACATACAATAAAAGAAAAAATAGTTTCTTTTCTTTTGGAAAAAGTCAAGGACCATATTAGTGGTAAAATTTATGTAAAAAATATAACTTTTAATATTCTTAAAAAAGAATTTTCTTTTCATGATGTAAATATCATAGATCATCATAAATTTTCTTTTGTTCATTTTTCTAAATGTAAAATTTCTATTGAAAATTTATTTCAATATATTTTAATTAATTCAAAATATTTAAATATAGGAAATTTAATTATTGAGAATCCAAAGATATTTGTTAAAAAATATTTTAATGAAAAAGAAAACAATTTATTTTATCTATTAAAAGAATTTGTAATAAAAAAAAAATTGAGTAAAAATTCTATTGGAATTATTACTTGCTCTAATTTAAAAGTAAAAAATGCTTATTTAACATACGAAAATATAAATTTAAAAAAAAGTTATAGAATTAAAAATTTTTTCTGTCGTTTTACATATGATCCCTTAAAATTAAAAATTCATAATTTCTTTATAAAAACAAATAATAGTTTTTTAAAAGGAAAATTTATATTCTATAATAATGGATATGAAAAATCTTTTTTTTACGAAAAAAATAGGAATATACAAGGGGAGATTTTTGAAGGGTCTAAACTAGGAATAGATTTAATCAATCTATTTTTTTATACTAAAAAATGGTCTTCCAATTCTATGTTTTTTATTCAAGGTATTATAAATGGAAAATTTAATAAAAAACTTTCTTTTTCTAAAATTTTAATAAAAAATGTTTATGGAAATAAAATTTTTTCAGATAAAATTAATATTTTCTATTTTAATAACAAATGGAAAAAAATTCAATTTTTAAAAACCATTCTTCAAATTTCATCTCATGAAATACAAAAATTAACTTTATCAAATTTTGATTTAAAATTTAATTTTCTAAAAAATTATTCTAAAAATTTTATTTATAGAGGAAACTTGATTATAAAAAAAAGGTTAATTAACCTTAATGGAAATATTCAATATAATAATATTAGAGCAAATATATATAATACTTGTATTCGTATCAATGATAACAATATACAGTATACAGGTGAAATTTTAACAGAAAAAAATAATATATTAAAAATATCAAAAATACCATTTTTTAGTAGTTTCCCATCAGGTTTATGGATTTTTAAATTTAAAGGAATTTATAATAATTTTTTTTTTAAAAAAAAGGTTAAAAATGATTTTTACAACTTTTTTACTACTTTATTTTTTCCTAATTCTGAATCGAAAATAAACTTAAATAGAAAAAAAAATTCATATTTTCAAAAACTTTCTATAAATATAGCTAAATATAAAAATGAAAATCGATTTTTTATAAAAGTATTTTCATTTGAAAATAAATCATTAAAAAAACTTTCTATAAATATATCCGATATTATTATCGGTCATATTTATGGAAATTTTGAATGGAATAATTTATTAAAATCATTCAAAAATGAGATATATTGTTTAATTACAAAAAAAAAAATAGAAAATAATTTTTTAGAAAAACAATATGCTTACTTTAATTTATTCATTAAAAAATCTTTTTACAAATTTTTTAATCAACAAAAAAAAATGAAAATATTATCTGATAATATTCAATTATCAGGATTATTAAAAAATAGGAAAATAAAAATTCATTTTTTTACCAAAACAATTAAATTAAATGAAATTTTTATTAAAAATATTTCTATTAAGGTAAATTCTTTTTTAAAAGAAAAAATACAATTATCCATTGAAAAGATTTTTTTTAAAAATTTTATATTTAAATATATAGATCTATCTATTTTAGATAGAAAAAATTATCTATTGATTTATTCTCATTTTTTTTTCAATTTTCAAAAAAAAGAAGTTAAAAAACAAACCGTTAATCTAATTTTTAAAAAAATTAATGATCCATATAAAAAATATAAGGAAAATCATTCTCTTATTTTTTTTATTATTTTTTCTCAATTAAATATAAATGGATATGATTGGTTTATCATTAATCATATCAATAAAAATATTGGAAAAATCACAATAGACTTAATCAATCATAGGGGGAGCATTAATAATCTTATGTTATCTTCAACTTCAAAAGAAAAAAAACAAAAAACAATTGTAATAAATTACGATTTTATTGAAAATAATTGTAATAAATTTAGATTTATACTAAAAAATATAGAATTAAAAAGAATAATTCCAAAAAGAAATATAATGATAGATGGGATGACAAATGGTTTTTGTATTCTACAAATAAAAAAAAATAAAATTGAACTTAATAACATGAATATAAAAATTAATAATGTATTAATTGAAAAAAAAGTTATTGGAGATTTTTATATTCATTCTTTTCCATATAAAAAAAATTATAAAATTCATGGAATTTTAAAAAAAGGATCTTCTGAAATTTTATTTTTATCTGGAAATATTAATAATAATTTACAAAAAAAATCAAATATTGATTTAAATATCAATATTCAAAATTTAAATATGAGTGATTTTTCCTTTTTTTGGAAAAAAATTAATAGCGAAGCGAGAGGAATTGTTATAGGGAAGATTCAGATTAAAGGATCTTTAGATAATCCTCATTATTTTGGAAAAATAGAAATTAAAAAATTTGGAATAAAAATAAACTCTATCAATACAGATTATGAAATGATCAATACAACTTATATCTATCTTATTCATAATTATTTTATTTTAAATTCATCTCCTTTTATAGATACAAAATACCATACAAAAGGTTATATAAATGGATTTTTTTTACATAATAATTTTTTTAAATGGAATTTAAATTTATCTATAAATACAAATAAATTGCTTGTTTTAAATACCAAAAAAAAATATAATACTTTTTTCTTTGGAAGAATTTTTTCTAATGGAAAAATTAAAATAATAAAAAAAGATAAAGATTTAAAAATTTATATGAAAAAAGGAAATATTTTAAATTCTTCTCATTTATATATCAATCCAAAAGGATTAGAATATAAAAATAATAATTTTATTGACTTTATAAATCCTAATAAGACAAATTTCAATAAAAATGATATTCAAAAAAATGAAATAAAAAAAGTAGAAAATGAGAATAAAGAAAATAAATTTTCTTTAAATATAAAAACATATATAAATAAAAATACAAAAGTTTCAATATTATTAGATAATAATTTAGAAAATTTTATAGAATTAAGAGGCCAAGGGCCTTTATTTTTAAAAAAAAATATAGATACGAATATTCAAACCAGTGGTACCTATTTTGTCAAAGACGGATTTTATCATTTTTCAAATAAAGAAAAAATTCCAATTTTAAAATTAAAAAAGCAATTTAAAATCAAATCAGGTGGAATGATTACTTGGACAAATAATTTCAATCACTCAAATATTAATTTGACAGCATATTATACTAGATATGTATCTAATGTAATAGATTATTTAGATATCCAAAATTTTTCAAGTACTTATGATCCAATAATCATATATACAAAATTAAAAATGAGTATTTATGGAGATATAAAAAATCCCAAGATTAATCTTGATATTTTATTTCCAAATAGTAATGAAGAAATTAAAAAAAAATTATTCAAAAAATTAAATTCTTATGAGGAAAAAAATATTCAATTTTTTTCTATTTTAACCTTAGGAAAATTTTTGAAAAAAAATTTTCCAAAAAAGAATTTTTTATCCTCTCTTATTTATAACTTATGTTTGAAACATATAGAAAATATTATTTCAGAAATAAGTCCATCATTGAACGTTCATTTTGATTTTATCGAAAGAAAAAAAAATAAATATAGAAGTATACTTTCTTCAATATATTATGAAATTAATAATCGTATTTCTATAAGAAGTAATATAGAATTTTTTATAAAAAAAATGAAAAAAGAAAAAAGAAATCTATTTAGAATAAAAGAAATTCAATTAGATTTCAATCTCCATCGTACTAAAAATAGTCATTTAAAATTCATAATTTTTTCTCGTTTCAATAATAATTTGATTTTTTCTCATTCTAAAAATAAAAAAAATAAAACTAGAAATTATGATATTTATCCACTTTATGGAAATGAAATTATTTATAGAATTTCATCAGATTTTTTATGGAAAAAAATTTATGAATTTTTTTTCCATAAAAAAAAATTACATAAAACTAATAAAAAATATATTGAAAAATAA
- the tsaD gene encoding tRNA (adenosine(37)-N6)-threonylcarbamoyltransferase complex transferase subunit TsaD yields MKKKLIIIGIESTCDDTAVSIINNRKVLSNVIIRQKIHKKYGGVVPELASRFHDKNLYLAVNKAISLARIDKYEIDAVSFPLGPGLIGSLLVGASFAKSFSIGLKIPLLTVNHVQAHVLVHFIKNANINNSFPKFPFLCLMISGGHTQIIKVNDFFKMEILGSTLDDSVGEAFDKIARMFGIDYPGGPLLDHFSKNGYSKKFNFSKPNVNELDFSFSGFKSHIFQYIKKKSKKDSFFIKNNLADLCASVQKTISEILLEKIHKATIKTGIFRIVLAGGVSANNEIRRNFILFAKKNKKLEIFIPKKKYSIDNGAMIAITGLFKYKKNFFDSINVTPYTKFQKF; encoded by the coding sequence ATGAAAAAAAAACTTATTATTATTGGTATAGAATCCACATGTGATGATACCGCTGTTTCTATTATTAATAATAGAAAAGTTCTATCTAATGTAATTATCCGTCAAAAAATTCATAAAAAATATGGGGGGGTAGTTCCTGAATTAGCTTCAAGATTTCATGATAAAAATCTTTATTTAGCTGTAAATAAAGCTATATCCTTAGCAAGGATAGATAAATATGAAATTGATGCTGTATCTTTTCCTTTAGGACCAGGATTAATCGGATCTTTATTAGTAGGCGCTTCTTTTGCAAAATCTTTTTCAATTGGATTAAAAATACCTTTACTAACTGTAAATCATGTACAAGCACATGTCCTTGTACATTTTATAAAAAATGCGAATATCAATAATTCTTTTCCAAAATTTCCTTTTTTATGTTTAATGATTAGTGGTGGACATACCCAAATAATAAAAGTAAATGATTTTTTTAAAATGGAAATATTAGGATCTACCTTAGATGATTCTGTAGGAGAAGCATTTGATAAAATAGCTAGAATGTTTGGTATTGATTATCCTGGAGGCCCTTTATTAGATCATTTTTCTAAAAATGGATATTCAAAAAAATTTAATTTTTCAAAGCCAAATGTTAATGAATTAGATTTTAGTTTTAGTGGATTTAAAAGCCATATTTTTCAATATATAAAAAAAAAATCAAAAAAAGATTCATTTTTTATTAAAAATAATTTAGCTGATTTATGTGCTTCTGTGCAAAAAACTATATCAGAAATACTTTTGGAAAAAATACATAAAGCGACTATAAAAACTGGAATTTTTAGAATAGTTTTAGCAGGAGGAGTTTCCGCTAATAATGAAATTAGACGTAATTTTATTCTTTTTGCAAAAAAAAATAAAAAATTGGAAATTTTTATTCCAAAAAAAAAATATTCAATAGATAATGGAGCTATGATAGCTATTACAGGACTATTTAAATACAAAAAAAATTTTTTTGATTCTATCAATGTAACTCCATATACAAAATTTCAAAAATTCTAA
- the gcvP gene encoding aminomethyl-transferring glycine dehydrogenase, with translation MNENFFIKKFYSRHIGPSCEEIHEMLKILKYKSIKDLINNTIPKEIRLKKRLNLPNSISEYQYLNHIYRISKKNKIYRSYIGLGYKNTITPSVIQRNILENPSWYTPYTPYQSEISQGRLEALINFQTMVSDITGMKISNASMLDEGTAIADAMLMIYKESFKKKIKKNFSYFFVSDEVFPQTFSILKTRCYGLGIKLIKDFHGNLNEYKKEKIFGLLLSYPSPSGEIYDYRETVKYAKKKNISVIVSSDLLPLTLLKPPGEWGADVVVGSTQSFGIPLGYGGPHAAFLSTCERYKRFIPGRIIGESMDRKNKKAFRMALQTREQHIKREKATSNICTSQVLPAIMASMYALYHGPNGLKIIAKNIHQNTKKLEYLLMNTIGDHIHQMNTFYFDTLRIKIKNSDIFFFEKLKKISERRKTNFRYVDKNYLTITLDETTCKKDIDHIVSIFHQVSNNKKPKKNFIEKKKYRIPNFLKRTSNFLVHPIFHKFHSENELMRYIKRLEKKDLSLTHSMIPLGSCTMKLNASAELLSLSQYEWRNIHPFSPKNQTKGYQFIIKNLEKYLKEITGFSGVSLQPNSGAQGEYAGLMVIKAYHESLHEYKRNIALIPISSHGTNPSSASIAGMKVILILTKKDGSIDQNDLLKKVKENKNFISVLMITYPSTHGVYESNIKNIIDLIHEYGGLVYMDGANMNAQIGLIKPAEIGIDICHINLHKTFAIPHGGGGPGMGPICVSNHLKPFLPNHPFQKNLKQKKELTISSSPYGSSLILTISYAYIRMLGPDGLKKCTEISILNANYIKNKLKNYYKILYVGNKNTVAHEFIIDCRVFKSIGIEVIDIAKRMMDYGFHAPTISFPVEGCMMIEPTESESKKELDRFIETLIKIREEINEIEKGLFTKKENVLKNAPHSLDILTGNNWIYPYTREKAAYPLNWVKERKFWPSIDRINDGYGDRNFICRCT, from the coding sequence ATGAATGAGAATTTTTTTATAAAAAAATTCTATTCCCGACATATAGGGCCTTCTTGTGAAGAAATTCACGAAATGTTGAAAATATTAAAATACAAATCCATAAAAGATTTAATAAATAATACTATTCCAAAAGAAATACGTTTAAAAAAAAGATTAAATCTACCAAATTCTATCTCTGAATATCAATATTTAAATCATATTTATAGAATCAGTAAAAAAAATAAAATTTATCGTTCTTATATTGGATTAGGGTATAAAAATACTATAACTCCATCTGTAATTCAAAGAAATATTTTAGAAAATCCAAGTTGGTATACCCCTTATACTCCATATCAATCCGAAATATCTCAAGGACGTTTAGAAGCTTTAATTAATTTTCAGACTATGGTTTCAGATATTACTGGAATGAAAATTAGTAATGCTTCGATGTTAGATGAAGGGACCGCTATAGCTGATGCTATGTTAATGATTTATAAGGAAAGTTTTAAAAAAAAAATAAAAAAAAACTTTTCCTATTTTTTTGTTTCAGATGAAGTTTTTCCACAAACATTTTCCATTTTAAAAACAAGATGTTATGGTTTAGGAATAAAATTGATTAAAGATTTTCATGGAAACTTAAATGAATATAAAAAAGAAAAAATATTCGGATTATTACTTTCTTATCCTTCTCCTTCAGGAGAAATATATGACTACCGTGAAACAGTAAAATATGCAAAAAAGAAAAATATATCAGTAATAGTATCCAGTGATTTACTCCCCCTAACTTTATTAAAACCTCCTGGAGAGTGGGGTGCTGATGTTGTTGTAGGATCTACTCAATCTTTTGGTATACCTCTGGGGTATGGAGGGCCTCATGCTGCTTTTTTATCTACTTGTGAGAGATATAAACGATTTATTCCAGGAAGAATTATTGGAGAATCTATGGATAGAAAAAATAAAAAAGCATTTCGTATGGCTTTACAAACAAGAGAACAACATATAAAAAGAGAAAAAGCTACTTCTAATATTTGTACATCACAAGTCTTACCTGCTATAATGGCTTCTATGTATGCTTTATATCATGGTCCAAATGGATTAAAAATAATAGCAAAAAATATTCATCAAAATACTAAAAAACTAGAATATTTATTAATGAATACTATTGGTGATCATATTCATCAAATGAATACATTTTATTTTGATACCCTTAGAATAAAAATCAAAAATTCAGATATTTTTTTCTTTGAAAAATTAAAAAAAATATCTGAACGTAGAAAAACTAATTTCAGATATGTAGATAAAAATTATTTAACAATTACTTTAGATGAAACAACTTGTAAAAAAGATATTGACCATATTGTTTCTATTTTTCATCAAGTGAGTAATAATAAAAAACCAAAAAAAAATTTTATAGAAAAAAAAAAATATAGAATTCCAAATTTTTTAAAAAGAACATCTAATTTTTTAGTACATCCAATTTTTCATAAGTTTCATTCAGAAAATGAACTAATGCGTTATATCAAAAGATTAGAAAAAAAAGATCTTTCTTTAACTCATTCTATGATCCCTTTAGGATCATGTACTATGAAATTAAATGCCTCTGCAGAATTATTATCTTTGAGCCAATATGAATGGAGAAATATTCATCCTTTTTCCCCTAAAAATCAGACAAAAGGATATCAATTTATTATTAAAAATTTGGAAAAATATTTGAAAGAAATAACTGGTTTTTCTGGAGTTTCTTTACAACCAAATTCGGGAGCTCAAGGAGAGTATGCTGGACTTATGGTAATCAAAGCTTATCATGAGTCATTACACGAATATAAAAGAAATATAGCCTTAATCCCTATTTCATCACATGGGACTAATCCTTCTTCAGCAAGTATAGCTGGAATGAAAGTCATTTTAATTTTGACTAAAAAAGACGGATCGATCGATCAAAATGATTTGTTAAAAAAAGTAAAAGAAAATAAAAATTTCATATCTGTATTAATGATAACTTATCCATCTACTCATGGAGTATATGAGTCCAATATAAAAAATATCATAGATCTTATTCATGAATATGGAGGATTAGTTTATATGGATGGAGCTAATATGAATGCACAAATAGGATTAATTAAACCAGCAGAAATTGGAATAGATATATGTCATATTAATCTACATAAAACGTTTGCTATACCTCATGGTGGAGGTGGTCCTGGAATGGGGCCAATTTGTGTTTCTAATCATTTAAAACCATTTCTTCCTAATCATCCTTTTCAAAAAAATTTAAAACAAAAAAAAGAATTAACCATTTCATCTTCTCCATATGGATCTTCTTTAATTTTAACAATTTCTTATGCCTATATTCGTATGTTGGGTCCAGATGGACTTAAAAAGTGTACTGAAATATCTATCTTAAATGCTAATTATATAAAAAATAAATTAAAAAATTATTATAAAATATTATATGTTGGGAATAAAAATACAGTAGCACATGAATTTATTATAGATTGTAGAGTTTTTAAAAGTATTGGAATAGAAGTGATAGATATAGCAAAAAGAATGATGGATTATGGATTTCATGCTCCTACTATATCCTTTCCTGTAGAAGGATGTATGATGATAGAACCTACAGAAAGTGAATCTAAAAAAGAATTAGACCGTTTTATTGAAACACTTATAAAAATACGTGAAGAAATCAACGAAATAGAAAAAGGTCTGTTTACGAAAAAAGAAAATGTATTAAAAAATGCACCTCATAGTTTAGATATATTAACAGGAAATAATTGGATATATCCTTATACTAGAGAAAAAGCTGCTTATCCATTAAATTGGGTTAAAGAAAGAAAATTTTGGCCATCAATAGATCGAATTAATGATGGATATGGAGATAGAAATTTCATTTGTAGATGTACTTAA
- the mdh gene encoding malate dehydrogenase — MKITIIGAGNIGASCASLLAKIDIVEEIVLLDIKEKLAEGKSLDISQMLPLVGSNTHVIGTTNDYSKSKNSEIIIITCGFPRKPGMIRDDLVNINAKIIHTVTKKSIYFSPNAKFIIVSNPLDVMTYVCYKTAKIDPSRVMGMAGILDSTRYRFFLSKELNCSPHDIQTLLLGGHGETMVPLYRYTSISGIPIIEFLSKEKNQIIIEKTKNGGGEIVNLLGTSAWIAPSASVVNMVKAILKNSKRILSCSVFLNGEYNLKNVYLGVPVVLGKYGIEKIIELQLNKEEMLLLKNSANHIKNMMKKLNNII; from the coding sequence ATGAAAATTACTATTATTGGAGCAGGAAATATAGGAGCATCATGTGCTAGTTTATTAGCTAAAATAGATATAGTAGAAGAAATTGTTTTATTGGATATAAAAGAAAAATTAGCTGAAGGAAAAAGTTTAGATATATCTCAGATGTTACCTCTTGTTGGATCAAATACTCATGTTATTGGTACTACTAATGATTATTCAAAATCAAAAAATTCCGAAATAATTATTATTACTTGTGGCTTTCCTAGAAAGCCAGGAATGATTCGTGATGATTTAGTAAATATAAATGCAAAAATTATTCATACTGTAACTAAAAAATCTATTTATTTTTCTCCAAATGCAAAATTTATAATAGTATCTAATCCATTGGATGTGATGACCTATGTATGTTATAAAACAGCTAAAATAGATCCTTCTCGGGTGATGGGTATGGCCGGAATATTAGATTCAACTAGATATCGTTTTTTTTTATCAAAAGAATTAAATTGTTCTCCTCATGATATACAAACTTTATTACTAGGAGGTCATGGAGAAACTATGGTACCTTTATATAGATATACTTCAATATCTGGAATTCCTATCATAGAATTTTTATCGAAGGAAAAAAATCAAATCATTATTGAAAAAACTAAAAATGGAGGTGGGGAAATTGTAAATTTATTAGGGACATCAGCTTGGATAGCTCCTAGTGCTTCTGTTGTAAATATGGTAAAAGCTATTCTTAAAAATTCTAAACGAATTTTATCGTGTTCTGTTTTTTTAAATGGAGAATATAATTTAAAAAATGTGTATTTAGGAGTTCCAGTAGTTTTAGGAAAATATGGAATAGAAAAAATTATAGAATTACAATTGAACAAAGAAGAAATGTTACTTTTGAAAAATTCTGCTAATCATATAAAAAATATGATGAAAAAATTGAATAATATCATATAA